From Streptomyces sp. CMB-StM0423, a single genomic window includes:
- a CDS encoding ABC transporter permease has translation MSTVTRTGAAAPAKRPPKDGGKRRLGMPQVLLLVAAGLLLLSAVRAITDTTNLTASAQIGGALALAVPIGLAGLGGLWAERSGVINIGLEGMMILGTFFAGWIGWQHGPWAGALAGVIGGALGGLVHAMATVTFGVDHIVSGVAINILALGTTQYMAKIFFADGDALSAGGTDKQSPQVDDMHTFSVPGLSDWLGDLEDKHWFFLSDTAGILRGLTHDVSYLILIAAALFVLTYYVLWRSAFGLRLRSCGENPVAAESLGVNVYLYKYAALAVSGALAGLGGAFLVTFTHIYLEGQTGGRGYIGLASMIFGNWRPGGTAMAAGLFGFTDSLQLRGGGEAVHALFLLLAVLLAAYAVWKYVRGSARAAIAAGVAAVLLGLLYATTDTVPREVVEATPYVTTLVVLAVFAQRLRVPKWIGKRYRKGEST, from the coding sequence ATGAGCACGGTGACCAGGACGGGCGCCGCCGCGCCCGCGAAGCGCCCGCCGAAGGACGGCGGCAAGCGGCGGCTCGGCATGCCGCAGGTCCTCCTGCTCGTCGCCGCCGGACTGCTGCTGCTGTCCGCGGTACGCGCCATCACCGACACCACCAACCTCACCGCCTCCGCGCAGATCGGCGGCGCGCTCGCGCTGGCCGTGCCGATCGGCCTGGCCGGCCTCGGCGGGCTGTGGGCGGAGCGGTCCGGTGTGATCAACATCGGCCTCGAAGGCATGATGATCCTCGGCACGTTCTTCGCCGGCTGGATCGGCTGGCAGCACGGCCCGTGGGCGGGCGCACTGGCCGGGGTGATCGGCGGGGCGCTGGGCGGCCTCGTGCACGCGATGGCGACGGTCACGTTCGGCGTCGACCACATCGTGTCGGGTGTCGCGATCAACATCCTCGCGCTGGGCACCACCCAGTACATGGCGAAGATCTTCTTCGCCGACGGGGACGCGCTGTCGGCGGGCGGCACGGACAAGCAGTCGCCCCAAGTCGACGACATGCATACGTTCTCGGTCCCAGGACTCTCCGACTGGCTCGGGGATCTGGAGGACAAACACTGGTTCTTCCTCTCCGACACCGCCGGGATCCTGCGCGGGCTCACCCACGACGTGTCGTACCTGATCCTCATCGCGGCCGCGCTCTTCGTGCTCACGTACTACGTGCTGTGGCGCTCGGCGTTCGGGCTGCGGCTGCGGTCCTGCGGCGAGAACCCGGTGGCCGCGGAGTCGCTGGGCGTGAACGTCTACCTGTACAAGTACGCGGCGCTGGCCGTCTCCGGCGCGCTCGCCGGGCTCGGCGGGGCGTTCCTGGTCACGTTCACCCACATCTATCTGGAGGGCCAGACCGGCGGCCGCGGCTACATCGGCCTGGCGTCGATGATCTTCGGCAACTGGCGCCCGGGCGGTACGGCGATGGCGGCCGGGCTCTTCGGCTTCACCGACAGCCTGCAACTGCGCGGCGGCGGCGAGGCCGTGCACGCGCTGTTCCTGCTGCTGGCGGTGCTGCTGGCGGCGTACGCGGTGTGGAAGTACGTGCGCGGCAGCGCCCGGGCCGCCATAGCCGCCGGGGTCGCGGCGGTGCTCCTCGGGCTGCTGTACGCGACGACCGACACGGTGCCGCGCGAGGTCGTGGAAGCCACGCCGTACGTGACCACACTGGTGGTGCTGGCGGTGTTCGCACAGCGGCTGCGGGTGCCGAAGTGGATCGGCAAGCGCTACCGAAAGGGAGAGAGCACGTGA
- a CDS encoding cytidine deaminase: MTSQDDERWEALRRAARDAMSRAYAPYSRYPVGAAALVDDGRTVVGCNVENASYGVTLCAECGLVSALHAGGGGRLTHFTCVNGEEQLILPCGRCRQLLSEHGGPDLLLDTPAGIRPLAELLPDAFGPFELSRMNGSQHSESGGSQN; this comes from the coding sequence GTGACGTCGCAGGACGACGAGCGGTGGGAGGCGCTGCGGCGCGCGGCGCGGGACGCGATGTCCCGGGCGTACGCCCCGTACTCGCGGTACCCCGTGGGCGCCGCGGCGCTCGTGGACGACGGCCGTACGGTGGTCGGCTGCAACGTGGAGAACGCCTCCTACGGTGTCACGCTGTGCGCCGAGTGCGGCCTGGTGTCCGCGCTGCACGCCGGCGGGGGCGGCCGGCTCACCCACTTCACCTGCGTCAACGGTGAGGAGCAGCTCATCCTGCCGTGCGGCCGCTGCCGCCAGTTGCTCAGCGAGCACGGCGGGCCCGACCTGCTGCTCGACACCCCGGCCGGCATCCGGCCGCTGGCCGAACTGCTGCCGGACGCCTTCGGTCCGTTCGAGCTGAGCAGGATGAACGGTTCCCAGCACTCCGAGAGCGGAGGATCGCAGAACTGA
- a CDS encoding thymidine phosphorylase encodes MDAISVIRAKRDRERLSDEQIDWVVAAYTRGEVADEQMSALAMAILLNGMDRDEIARWTAAMIASGERMDFTALPRPTADKHSTGGIGDKITLPLAPLVAACGAAVPQLSGRGLGHTGGTLDKLESVPGWRASLSNDEMMATLRDVGAVICAPGTGLAPADRKLYALRDVTGTVESIPLIASSIMSKKIAEGTGALVLDVKVGSGAFMKDLDRARELAATMVGLGNDHGLRTVALLTDMSTPLGLTAGNALEVRESVEVLAGGGPADVVELTLALAREMLTAAGLPDADPAAALADGSAMDVWRRMIAAQGGDASAPLPTARETHQITAPATGVLTRLDAYAVGLAAWRLGAGRARKEDPVQAGAGVELHAKPGTVVTAGQPVLTLHTDTPDRFPDALEALESAYDVAPPGATVERSPLILDRLD; translated from the coding sequence ATGGACGCCATCTCCGTCATCCGCGCCAAGCGCGACCGCGAACGGCTCTCCGACGAGCAGATCGACTGGGTCGTGGCGGCGTACACCCGCGGCGAGGTCGCCGACGAGCAGATGTCCGCGCTGGCCATGGCGATACTGCTCAACGGCATGGACCGGGACGAGATCGCCCGCTGGACCGCGGCGATGATCGCCTCCGGCGAGCGGATGGACTTCACCGCGCTGCCGCGCCCGACGGCCGACAAGCACTCGACGGGCGGCATCGGCGACAAGATCACGCTGCCGCTGGCACCGCTTGTCGCCGCCTGCGGGGCGGCGGTGCCGCAGTTGTCGGGACGGGGCCTCGGGCACACCGGCGGCACGCTCGACAAGCTGGAGTCCGTCCCGGGCTGGCGGGCCTCGCTGTCGAACGACGAGATGATGGCGACCCTGCGCGACGTCGGCGCGGTGATCTGCGCCCCGGGCACGGGCCTGGCGCCGGCGGACCGCAAGCTGTACGCGCTGCGGGACGTGACCGGGACGGTGGAGTCCATCCCGCTCATCGCGTCCTCGATCATGTCGAAGAAGATCGCCGAGGGCACGGGCGCGCTGGTGCTGGACGTGAAGGTCGGCTCGGGCGCGTTCATGAAGGACCTGGACCGGGCGCGCGAACTGGCCGCGACGATGGTCGGCCTGGGCAACGACCACGGGCTGCGCACCGTGGCGCTGCTCACCGACATGTCGACGCCGCTGGGGCTGACGGCGGGCAACGCGCTGGAGGTCCGCGAGTCGGTGGAGGTGCTGGCGGGCGGCGGTCCCGCGGACGTGGTGGAGCTGACGCTGGCGCTGGCCAGGGAGATGCTGACGGCGGCGGGCCTGCCGGACGCGGACCCGGCGGCGGCGCTGGCGGACGGCTCGGCGATGGACGTGTGGCGCCGCATGATCGCCGCCCAGGGCGGCGACGCGTCGGCCCCGCTGCCCACCGCCCGCGAGACCCACCAGATCACGGCCCCGGCGACGGGGGTCCTCACCCGCCTCGACGCCTATGCGGTGGGCCTGGCGGCCTGGCGCCTGGGCGCGGGCCGGGCCCGCAAGGAGGACCCGGTGCAGGCGGGCGCGGGCGTGGAACTCCACGCGAAGCCGGGCACGGTGGTGACGGCGGGCCAGCCCGTGCTGACCCTGCACACGGACACCCCGGACCGCTTCCCGGACGCCCTGGAGGCCCTGGAGTCCGCGTACGACGTGGCCCCTCCGGGAGCGACGGTGGAGCGCAGCCCCCTGATCCTGGACCGGCTGGACTGA
- a CDS encoding succinate dehydrogenase iron-sulfur subunit: MATPVLDKVEDESPEPAASPYITATFRIRRFNPEAAAESYWEDFQVEIDPKERVLDALHKIKWDMDGTLTFRRSCAHGICGSDAMRINGRNRLACKTLIKDLAPEKPILVEPIKGLTVQKDLIVDMEPFFQAYRDVMPFLVTHGNEPTRERLQSAADRERFDDTTKCILCAACTSSCPVFWNDGQYFGPAAIVNAHRFIFDSRDEAGEQRLEILNDKDGVWRCRTTFNCTDACPRGIEVTKAIAEVKRALITRRF; encoded by the coding sequence ATGGCAACACCCGTGTTGGACAAGGTCGAAGACGAGTCCCCCGAGCCGGCGGCCTCCCCGTACATCACCGCGACGTTCCGCATCCGCAGGTTCAACCCGGAGGCGGCGGCGGAGTCGTACTGGGAGGACTTCCAGGTCGAGATCGACCCGAAGGAGCGGGTCCTCGACGCGCTGCACAAGATCAAGTGGGACATGGACGGCACCCTGACCTTCCGCCGCTCCTGCGCCCACGGCATCTGCGGCTCCGACGCGATGCGCATCAACGGCCGCAACCGGCTGGCGTGCAAGACCCTGATCAAGGACCTCGCGCCCGAGAAGCCGATCCTGGTGGAGCCGATAAAGGGCCTGACGGTGCAGAAGGACCTGATCGTCGACATGGAGCCCTTCTTCCAGGCGTACCGCGACGTGATGCCCTTCCTGGTCACCCACGGCAACGAACCCACCCGCGAGCGCCTCCAGTCGGCGGCGGACCGCGAGCGCTTCGACGACACCACGAAGTGCATCCTGTGCGCGGCCTGCACCAGCTCCTGCCCGGTGTTCTGGAACGACGGCCAGTACTTCGGCCCGGCGGCGATCGTGAACGCCCACCGCTTCATCTTCGACAGCCGGGACGAGGCGGGCGAGCAGCGCCTGGAGATCCTCAACGACAAGGACGGCGTGTGGCGCTGCCGCACGACGTTCAACTGCACGGACGCGTGCCCCCGCGGCATCGAGGTGACGAAGGCGATCGCGGAGGTCAAGCGCGCCCTGATCACCCGCCGCTTCTAG
- the sdhA gene encoding succinate dehydrogenase flavoprotein subunit, producing MQIHKYDTVIVGAGGAGMRAAIEATKRSRTAVLTKLYPTRSHTGAAQGGMAAALANVEEDNWEWHTFDTIKGGDYLVDQDAAEILAKEAIDAVLDLEKMGLPFNRTPQGRIDQRRFGGHSRNHGEAPVRRACYAADRTGHMILQTLYQNCVKEGVEFFNEFYVLDQLIVEDPETGLKRSAGVVAYELATGEIHVFQAKAVVYASGGNGKFFKVTSNAHTLTGDGQASVFRRGLPLEDMEFFQFHPTGIWRMGILLTEGARGEGGILRNKDGERFMEKYAPVMKDLASRDVVSRAIYTEIREGRGCGPGGDHVYLDLTHLPPEQLDAKLPDITEFARTYLGIEPYTDPIPIQPTAHYAMGGIPTNVRGEVLADNTTVVPGLYAAGEVACVSVHGANRLGTNSLLDINVFGRRAGIAAAEYAATADHVELPEDPEVFVVGEVERLRDSAGKERVAELRRELQETMDKNVMVFRTEQTIKEAVEKLAELRARYKNVGIQDKGRRFNTDLLEAIELGNLLDLAEVMAISALARKESRGGHYREDYPNRDDVNFMRHTMAYREVGDDGAETVRLDYKPVVQTRYQPMERKY from the coding sequence ATGCAGATCCACAAGTACGACACCGTGATCGTCGGCGCGGGCGGCGCCGGCATGCGCGCCGCCATCGAGGCGACGAAGCGCAGCCGCACCGCCGTGCTGACCAAGCTGTACCCGACGCGCTCCCACACCGGCGCCGCGCAGGGCGGCATGGCCGCCGCCCTCGCGAACGTCGAGGAGGACAACTGGGAGTGGCACACCTTCGACACCATCAAGGGCGGCGACTACCTGGTCGACCAGGACGCCGCCGAGATCCTGGCGAAGGAGGCCATCGACGCGGTCCTCGACCTGGAGAAGATGGGTCTGCCCTTCAACCGCACCCCGCAGGGCCGCATCGACCAGCGGCGCTTCGGCGGCCACTCGCGCAACCACGGCGAGGCGCCGGTGCGGCGCGCGTGCTACGCGGCGGACCGTACCGGCCACATGATCCTCCAGACGCTCTACCAGAACTGTGTGAAGGAAGGCGTGGAGTTCTTCAACGAGTTCTACGTCCTCGACCAGCTCATCGTCGAGGATCCCGAGACCGGACTGAAGCGGTCCGCGGGCGTGGTCGCGTACGAGCTGGCGACCGGCGAGATCCACGTCTTCCAGGCCAAGGCCGTCGTCTACGCCTCGGGCGGCAACGGCAAGTTCTTCAAGGTCACCTCCAACGCCCACACCCTGACCGGCGACGGGCAGGCGTCGGTGTTCCGGCGCGGGCTGCCGCTGGAGGACATGGAGTTCTTCCAGTTCCACCCGACGGGCATCTGGCGCATGGGCATCCTCCTCACCGAGGGCGCGCGCGGCGAGGGCGGCATCCTGCGCAACAAGGACGGCGAGCGCTTCATGGAGAAGTACGCGCCCGTCATGAAGGACCTCGCCTCGCGCGACGTCGTCTCCCGCGCGATCTACACCGAGATCCGCGAGGGCCGCGGCTGCGGCCCCGGGGGCGACCACGTCTATCTGGACCTCACGCACCTGCCGCCGGAGCAACTGGACGCGAAGCTCCCGGACATCACGGAGTTCGCGCGTACGTACCTGGGGATCGAGCCGTACACCGACCCGATCCCGATCCAGCCGACCGCGCACTACGCGATGGGCGGCATCCCCACCAACGTCCGCGGCGAGGTGCTGGCGGACAACACCACGGTCGTCCCCGGGCTGTACGCGGCCGGGGAGGTCGCCTGCGTCTCCGTACACGGCGCCAACCGGCTGGGCACCAACTCGCTGCTCGACATCAACGTCTTCGGCCGCCGCGCCGGCATCGCCGCGGCGGAGTACGCGGCCACCGCGGACCACGTCGAACTCCCGGAGGACCCGGAGGTGTTCGTGGTCGGCGAGGTGGAGCGGCTGCGCGACTCGGCGGGCAAGGAGCGGGTGGCGGAACTGCGGCGCGAGCTGCAGGAGACGATGGACAAGAACGTGATGGTCTTCCGCACGGAGCAGACCATCAAGGAGGCCGTCGAGAAGCTCGCGGAGCTGCGGGCGCGCTACAAGAACGTGGGCATCCAGGACAAGGGCCGGCGGTTCAACACCGACCTGCTGGAGGCGATCGAGCTGGGCAACCTGCTCGACCTGGCCGAGGTCATGGCGATCTCCGCGCTCGCCCGCAAGGAGTCCCGCGGTGGCCACTACCGCGAGGACTACCCGAACCGCGACGACGTCAACTTCATGCGCCACACCATGGCGTACCGCGAGGTCGGTGACGACGGCGCGGAGACCGTCCGGCTCGACTACAAGCCGGTCGTGCAGACCCGCTACCAGCCCATGGAGCGTAAGTACTGA
- a CDS encoding succinate dehydrogenase hydrophobic membrane anchor subunit has product MTMATSDVELTGSSAAYSADNPAPLIEAPRARTPRSARSTSSRTRTNFELYGWVFMRVSGVVLAVLVVGHLLIQLVLDGGVSKVSFAFVAGRWASPFWQGWDLVMLWLAMLHGGNGLRTVINDYAERDGTRFWLKMLLYAATVFTILLGTLVIFTFDPNIR; this is encoded by the coding sequence ATGACCATGGCCACCTCCGATGTCGAGCTGACCGGCTCCTCCGCCGCGTACTCCGCGGACAACCCCGCCCCGCTCATCGAGGCCCCCCGCGCCCGCACCCCGCGCAGCGCCCGCTCCACCTCCTCCCGCACCCGCACCAACTTCGAGCTGTACGGCTGGGTGTTCATGCGGGTGTCGGGGGTCGTGCTCGCGGTCCTGGTCGTCGGCCACCTGCTGATCCAGTTGGTGCTCGACGGCGGCGTCAGCAAGGTCAGCTTCGCCTTCGTCGCCGGCCGCTGGGCGTCCCCCTTCTGGCAGGGCTGGGACCTGGTCATGCTCTGGCTCGCGATGCTGCACGGCGGCAACGGGCTGCGCACGGTCATCAACGACTACGCCGAGCGCGACGGCACCCGCTTCTGGCTGAAGATGCTGCTGTACGCCGCCACGGTCTTCACCATCCTCCTGGGCACGTTGGTGATCTTCACCTTCGACCCGAACATCCGCTGA
- the sdhC gene encoding succinate dehydrogenase, cytochrome b556 subunit yields the protein MPAGTLYRGREGMWSWVAHRVTGVLIFFFLFVHVLDTSLVRVSPEAYDDVVATYKTPIVSLLEYGLVAAVLFHALNGLRVIAVDFWSKGARLQKPMLWIVVGIWAVLMAGAIYPVLGHTARELFGS from the coding sequence GTGCCGGCAGGAACGCTCTACCGCGGCCGGGAAGGCATGTGGTCATGGGTGGCGCACCGCGTCACCGGCGTCCTCATCTTCTTCTTCCTGTTCGTCCACGTCCTCGACACCTCGCTGGTGCGGGTGTCGCCCGAGGCGTACGACGACGTGGTGGCCACGTACAAGACGCCGATCGTGTCGCTGCTGGAGTACGGGCTGGTCGCCGCCGTCCTCTTCCACGCGCTCAACGGGCTGCGCGTCATCGCCGTCGACTTCTGGTCGAAGGGCGCCCGGCTGCAGAAGCCGATGCTGTGGATCGTGGTCGGGATCTGGGCGGTGCTGATGGCCGGGGCGATCTACCCCGTGCTCGGCCACACCGCGCGCGAGCTGTTCGGGAGCTGA
- a CDS encoding 2-oxo-4-hydroxy-4-carboxy-5-ureidoimidazoline decarboxylase has translation MPTPAPRATRAPGPAADPARLAAFNAAPAADAELALLGCLHDRHWARRLTAHRPYPDLGALLAAADEASYDLAPGAVAGALAGEATAPPAAAGPAERTALRAAHAAYESRFGHSFVLCLDGCPEDERLDHTLAALRTRLGNEPDEERLVAADELRRRARARLARLVAPAAGPASV, from the coding sequence CTGCCCACACCAGCCCCCCGTGCGACGCGCGCCCCCGGTCCCGCCGCCGACCCCGCGCGGCTGGCGGCCTTCAACGCGGCGCCGGCCGCCGACGCCGAGCTTGCGCTCCTCGGCTGCCTCCACGACCGGCACTGGGCCCGCCGCCTCACCGCGCACCGCCCGTACCCCGACCTCGGCGCCCTGCTCGCCGCCGCCGACGAGGCAAGCTACGACCTCGCCCCCGGCGCCGTCGCGGGTGCGCTGGCCGGCGAGGCCACCGCCCCGCCCGCGGCCGCGGGCCCCGCCGAGCGCACGGCGCTGCGGGCCGCGCACGCCGCGTACGAGAGCCGCTTCGGCCACTCCTTCGTCCTGTGCCTCGACGGCTGCCCCGAGGACGAGCGCCTGGACCACACCCTGGCCGCCCTCCGCACCCGCCTCGGCAACGAACCCGACGAGGAACGCCTCGTGGCCGCCGACGAACTCCGCCGCCGGGCCCGCGCCCGCCTCGCCCGGCTCGTCGCCCCGGCGGCCGGCCCGGCCTCTGTCTGA
- a CDS encoding beta-N-acetylhexosaminidase, translated as MRFPPRPPRPPRRSPTGRHARRPGGPLRALRGPRRALYWALATVLATAAVLLALRPVLDGGDGDGSPHRGVGAAAHRTAQGQAPATPTPGGEDFPAPPRGDRGKPLPDPRTVPAVRSYERADGTGWRPADRAVVIAEDDGLTDESMRLAAELGMLYAKDPGGDRSADLGQRGGDIRLRLDPGRAGGPEAYRIDVADGRATVSAATDTGVFYGTRTLLQAARAGGGVPPGRIDDRPDRRQRGFMVDIARKHFSATWLSDRLREMADLKLNQLHLHLSDDQAFRIESDSHPEVVSDPHLTKAQVRDLIELAADLHITVIPEIDSPGHLGAVLDAHPDLQLKTPEGSPVEGAIDISKPRAARIVDDLLTEYAELFPGPYMHIGGDEYVALMASDPEARYPHLAAAARERFGAGAAVADLNAAWLNERADTVRKHGKKVKAWNDGFIPGAKVSPDRDREVEYWTGKEAFARDPQAFLEDGWRLVNLNDEYLYYVLGEPNDFIYPTGKRIYEEWTPAVLRGTRPVPARLAGPGKVLGARFAVWGDRAEAQTPEQVAEGVRLPLAALAQKVWDPRRPRLGWGGFADLARTVRGGG; from the coding sequence ATGCGATTTCCCCCGCGTCCGCCCCGTCCCCCGCGCCGGTCCCCCACCGGCCGGCACGCCCGCCGCCCCGGCGGCCCGCTCCGCGCCCTCCGGGGCCCCCGGCGCGCGCTGTACTGGGCCCTGGCCACCGTCCTGGCCACCGCCGCCGTACTCCTCGCCCTCCGCCCCGTACTCGACGGCGGTGACGGCGACGGCTCCCCCCACCGCGGCGTCGGCGCCGCCGCCCACCGCACCGCGCAGGGCCAGGCCCCGGCCACGCCCACGCCCGGCGGCGAGGACTTCCCCGCCCCGCCCCGCGGCGATCGCGGCAAGCCCCTGCCCGACCCCCGCACCGTCCCCGCCGTCCGCTCCTACGAGCGCGCCGACGGCACCGGCTGGCGGCCCGCCGACCGCGCCGTCGTCATCGCCGAGGACGACGGGCTCACCGACGAGTCCATGCGCCTCGCCGCAGAACTCGGCATGCTCTATGCGAAGGACCCCGGCGGCGACCGGTCGGCGGACCTCGGGCAGCGCGGCGGCGACATCCGCCTGCGGCTCGACCCCGGCCGCGCCGGCGGCCCCGAGGCGTACCGCATCGACGTCGCCGACGGCCGCGCCACCGTCAGCGCCGCCACCGACACCGGCGTCTTCTACGGCACCCGCACCCTGCTCCAGGCCGCCCGCGCCGGCGGCGGCGTGCCGCCTGGCCGCATCGACGACCGCCCCGACCGCCGGCAGCGCGGGTTCATGGTCGACATCGCCCGCAAGCACTTCAGCGCCACGTGGCTGTCCGACCGCCTCCGGGAGATGGCCGACCTCAAGCTCAACCAGCTCCACCTCCACCTCTCCGACGACCAGGCGTTCCGGATCGAGAGCGACAGCCACCCCGAGGTGGTCTCCGACCCGCACCTCACCAAGGCCCAGGTCAGGGACCTCATCGAGCTCGCCGCCGACCTGCACATCACCGTCATCCCCGAGATCGACTCCCCCGGCCACCTCGGCGCCGTCCTCGACGCCCACCCGGACCTGCAACTGAAGACCCCGGAAGGCAGCCCGGTGGAGGGCGCGATCGACATCTCCAAGCCGCGCGCCGCCCGGATCGTGGACGACCTGCTGACGGAGTACGCGGAGCTCTTCCCCGGCCCGTACATGCACATCGGCGGCGACGAGTACGTCGCGCTGATGGCGAGCGACCCCGAGGCCCGCTACCCGCACCTGGCCGCCGCCGCCCGCGAGCGCTTCGGCGCCGGCGCGGCCGTCGCCGACCTCAACGCCGCCTGGCTCAACGAGCGGGCGGACACGGTCAGGAAGCACGGCAAGAAGGTCAAGGCGTGGAACGACGGCTTCATCCCGGGCGCGAAGGTCAGCCCCGACCGGGACCGGGAGGTCGAGTACTGGACGGGCAAGGAGGCGTTCGCGCGCGACCCGCAGGCGTTCCTTGAGGACGGGTGGCGGCTGGTCAACCTCAACGACGAGTACCTGTACTACGTCCTCGGCGAGCCGAACGACTTCATCTACCCGACGGGCAAGCGGATCTACGAGGAGTGGACGCCCGCGGTGCTGCGCGGCACCCGCCCGGTGCCGGCGCGGCTGGCGGGCCCGGGAAAGGTGCTGGGCGCCCGCTTCGCGGTCTGGGGGGACCGGGCGGAGGCCCAGACGCCGGAGCAGGTGGCCGAGGGCGTCAGGCTGCCGCTGGCGGCCCTGGCGCAGAAGGTGTGGGACCCGCGCAGGCCCCGGCTGGGATGGGGCGGGTTCGCGGACCTGGCGCGGACGGTGCGGGGCGGGGGCTGA